The following proteins are co-located in the Castanea sativa cultivar Marrone di Chiusa Pesio chromosome 8, ASM4071231v1 genome:
- the LOC142606437 gene encoding rust resistance kinase Lr10-like yields MYLYLWNLSSSLACPSSLLLLCHHKKMQLSSHQLIKDIWKKENLAHQNVEAFLRNRGRPVVRRYSYSDVKTMTKSFNDKLGQGGYGSVYKGKLQDGYFVAVKVLNNSKSNGEEFINEVASISRTSHVNIVTLKGFCFEGFKRALIYELMPNGSLEKFICKGNPSSSNHQLGWETLYKIAIGIARGLEYLHKGCNTRILNFDIKPHNILLDKNFCPKISDFGLAKICPREKSIILMIGTRGTIGYIALGVFCRNFGGISHKSDVYSYGMMILEMAGSQKNINVSVDLTSEIYFPHWVYKHLELNEELGLLGLLNEGDEDNARKMIIVSLWCIQTDPSNRPSMSRVVEMLEGSLESLHIPPKPYLSSPSRSPIGSSIVMVSMQYDSMY; encoded by the exons ATGTACTTGTATTTATGGAATCTATCG TCATCCTTGGCATGTCCTTCTTCATTGTTACTATTGTGTCACCACAAGAAAATGCAATTGAG CTCTCATCAATTAATTAAAGATATTTGGAAGAAGGAAAATCTAGCTCATCAGAATGTCGAGGCCTTTCTAAGGAATCGTGGACGTCCTGTTGTTAGAAGATATAGTTATTCAGATGTAAAGACAATGACCAAGTCCTTTAATGATAAATTAGGCCAAGGAGGCTATGGTAGTGTTTATAAGGGGAAGTTACAAGATGGTTATTTTGTGGCAGTGAAGGTTTTGAATAATTCGAAAAGTAATGGAGAGGAATTCATTAACGAAGTTGCAAGCATCAGTAGGACCTCCCATGTTAACATTGTTACTCTTAAGGGCTTTTGCTTTGAGGGATTTAAAAGAGCTCTTATCTATGAGCTTATGCCTAATGGATCTCTTGAGAAGTTCATATGTAAAGGAAATCCTTCAAGTTCTAATCATCAATTGGGGTGGGAAACATTATACAAGATTGCTATTGGCATTGCTCGAGGCTTAGAGTACTTACATAAAGGTTGCAACAcacgaattttgaattttgacatAAAGCCTCACAACATTCTTTTGGACAAGAACTTTTGCCCCAAAATTTCTGATTTTGGCCTTGCAAAGATATGCCCTAGAGAAAAGAGTATTATATTAATGATTGGTACAAGAGGGACTATTGGGTATATAGCTCTCGGGGtattttgtagaaattttgGAGGGATTTCTCATAAGTCAGATGTCTATAGTTATGGAATGATGATTTTAGAAATGGCAGGAAGCCAAAAGAATATTAATGTTAGTGTTGATTTAACTAGTGAGATATATTTTCCACATTGGGTTTACAAGCATCTTGAACTAAATGAAGAATTAGGACTACTAGGCCTTTTAAATGAAGGAGATGAAGACAATGCAAGGAAGATGATAATAGTGAGTTTGTGGTGCATACAAACTGATCCATCAAACAGACCATCAATGAGTAGAGTAGTGGAAATGTTGGAAGGGAGTCTCGAATCTTTGCACATTCCCCCCAAACCTTACTTGTCTTCTCCCTCAAGATCACCGATAGGTTCTTCCATTGTAATGGTGTCAATGCAATATGATTCTATGTACTAA
- the LOC142606436 gene encoding UDP-xylose transporter 3-like, with protein sequence MESFQFFRIGCPSKHPILTLISILSSCPIQIMTNTIQTKFKVSSTQLLYQSCPYQADTLLISGPFLDGLLIDQNVFAFKYTSQVLAHIILSCLISVFVNFSTFLVIGKTSPSPVTYQVLGHLKTCLVLAFGYVLLHDPFNWRNILGILIALIGMVLYSYFCTRESQQKANKTAAQPFQVVEGESDPLLNAENGKGGLTDVVVPKALVWNSNKDLHA encoded by the exons ATGGAATCATTTCAGTTCTTTAGGATAGGCTGCCCAAGCAAACAT CCCATACTTACATTGATCTCCATTCTG TCATCATGCCCAATTCAGATTATGACCAATACCATCCAGACGAAGTTTAAGGTTTCTTCAACCCAACTTCTATATCAATCCTGCCCATATCAAGCAGACACCTTGTTGATCTCTGGCCCATTTTTGGATGGGCTTTTGATTGATCAAAATGTATTTGCTTTCAAATATACAAGTCAAGTACTAGCGCATATCATCCTATCCTGCTTGATATCTGTCTTTGTAAATTTTAGCACATTTCTTGTGATTGGAAAGACATCCCCATCCCCAGTCACCTATCAGGTGCTTGGACATCTGAAGACTTGCTTGGTATTGGCATTTGGTTATGTCTTACTTCATGACCCATTTAACTGGAGGAATATTTTAGGGATTTTGATTGCACTAATTGGGATGGTTCTATATTCTTACTTTTGCACTCGTGAGAGTCAGCAAAAGGCTAATAAAACAGCAGCACAACCATTTCAGGTAGTGGAAGGTGAATCTGATCCTTTGCTGAATGCGGAAAATGGGAAAGGAGGATTAACTGATGTTGTTGTCCCAAAAGCCCTTGTGTGGAATTCAAACAAAGATTTGCATGCATGA